From Serinus canaria isolate serCan28SL12 chromosome 24, serCan2020, whole genome shotgun sequence, one genomic window encodes:
- the ZW10 gene encoding centromere/kinetochore protein zw10 homolog, whose protein sequence is MAARAGSLVAAVLAHSGRLDKEHLGARVGRLSRRVEELKGEVCTMINKKYSEFLPSMQSAEDLVAQVEGLSSNIDLLKAGIENEVQRDLNVAVAEFTELKQQLERDTLVLSVLKKLQEFDTTIKECNSALQEKQYVAAAQQLEKARSSLRSLESRRGFELKILKALGTELTVQTQNLIYHLGEEWQKLIVWKLPPSKGSSSLEAVVLSELHLYMVPPQDKDTAVPPVAAVLQALAVLGELHSKLKDFGHLLLQYILKPLISHPALEPVPEEQPDVFILRFRSQELALDESSPMEVFEKIRLVFEVLHKYLLNVPLEQPGEGRVTLAELLGELIWEELSDCLIHSCLVNSIPTNSSKLEQYKEVIESTEEFEKALKKMQFLKEDTTALLKYACNVDSHFANKKCQDVIMAARNLMTSEIHNTVKITPDSSTALPELPDPGSGDHVKMPRGSSLVPSGTVSVGTESRLSPLTLCLPSCRISCSVQQLVELAYHTLLEATASTDLCCVQLFDCVRNIFQLFYEVVPTYHRENLQKLPQLAAIHHNNCMYIAHHLLTLGHQFRYRSTSVLSNGAATFVDLVPGFRRLGMECFLAQMRVQKGEILERLSSARNFSNMDDEENYCAANKAIKQVLHQLRRLGMVWQDVLPVNVYCKAMGALLNTALAEIVTRIAALEDISAEDADRLYSLCRIMVEEGPQVFTPLLEEDKNKKYQEEVPVYVQKWMTFKELMIILQANLQEIVDQWADGKGPLAEEFSAAEVKSLIRALFQNTERRAAALAKIK, encoded by the exons ATGGCGGCACGGGCGGGCTCGCTGGTGGCGGCCGTGCTGGCGCACTCGGGCCGGCTGGACAAGGAGCACCTGGGGGCCCGCGTTGGGCGACTCTCCCGCCGCGTCGAGGAGCTCAAG GGAGAGGTGTGCACCATGATCAACAAGAAGTACAGCGAGTTCCTGCCCAGCATGCAGAGTGCAGAGGACCTGGTGGCACAGGTGGAGGGGCTCTCCAGCAACATCGACCTGCTCAAGGCGGGCATCGAGAACGAG GTCCAGCGAGATCTAAACGTGGCTGTTGCTGAGTTCAcagagctgaagcagcagctggagagggacaccCTGGTGCTGAGTGTCCTGAAAAagctgcaggag TTTGACACAACTATCAAGGAGTGCAACTCTgccctgcaggaaaagcagtacgtggcagcagctcagcagctggagaag GCACGGAGCAGCCTCAGGAGCCTGGAGTCCCGCAGGGGCTTTGAGCTGAAGATCCTGAAggccctgggcacagagctcacgGTGCAGACACAGAACCTGATCTACCACCTCGGGGAGGAGTGGCAGAAGCTCATTGTGTGGAAGCTTCCCCCTTCCAAAG ggagcagcagcctggaggcCGTGGTGCTCTCGGAGCTGCACTTGTACATGGTGCCACCCCAGGACAAGGACACTGCTGTCCCCCCcgtggctgctgtgctgcaggccctggctgtcctgggagagctgcactCCAAGCTCAAAGATTTTG gCCACTTGTTGCTGCAGTACATCCTGAAGCCTCTGATctcacacccagctctggagccagtCCCAGAGGAACAGCCAGATGTGTTCATCCTGAGGTTCAGGTCCCAGGAGCTCGCTCTGGACGAGTCCTCTCCTATGGAGGTGTTTGAGAAGATCAGGCTGGTGTTTGAAGTTCTGCACAAATACCTGCTAA ATgtgcctctggagcagcctggggaaggcagagtcaccctggcagagctgctgggggagctcaTCTGGGAGGAGCTCTCAGACTGCCTCATCCACAGCTGCCTGGTGAACTCCATCCCAACCAACAGCAGCAAACTGGAGCAGTACAAAGAG GTGATCGAGTCCACAGAGGAGTTTGAGAAGGCCCTGAAGAAGATGCAGTTTTTGAAGGAAGACACGACTGCCTTGCTGAAATATGCCTGCAATGTGGATTCCCACTTTGCCAACAAGAAGTGCCAGGATGTGATCATGGCAGCCAGGAACCTGATGACCTCAGAAATACACAACACTGTGAAG ATCACACCTgactccagcacagccctcccagagctccctgatCCTGGCTCAGGAGACCACGTGAAGATGCCCAGAGGCTCCAGCCTGGTGCCCAGTGGCACAGTGAGTGTGGGCACTGAGAGCAGGCTGAGCCCCCTCACgctgtgcctgccctcctgCCGCATCAGCTGCTCCgtgcagcagctggtggagcTGGCTTACCACACCCTGCTGGAGGCCACAGCCAGCACTGACCTCTG CTGTGTGCAGCTCTTTGACTGCGTCAGGAACATCTTCCAGCTCTTCTATGAGGTAGTGCCCACATACCACAG GGAGAACCTGCAgaagctgccccagctggctgccATCCACCACAACAACTGCATGTACATCGCCCACCACCTGCTCACCCTGGGCCACCAGTTCCGCTACCGCAGCACCAGCGTGCTCAGCAACGGGGCTGCCACCTTCGTGGACCTGGTGCCTGGCTTCAGGAGGCTGG GGATGGAGTGTTTTCTGGCCCAGATGCGAGTGCAGAAGGGAGAAATCCTGGAGAGGCTCTCGAGTGCCAGGAACTTTTCCAACATGGATGATGAGGAGAATTACTGTGCAGCAAATAAAGCCATAAAGCAg GTGCTGCACCAGCTGAGGAGGCTGGGCATGGTGTGGCAGGATGTGCTCCCAGTGAACGTGTACTGCAAGGCCATGGGGGCCCTACtgaacacagccctggcagagaTTGTCACCAGGATTGCTGCCCTGGAG GATATCTCTGCAGAGGATGCAGACAGGCTCTACTCACTCTGCAGGATCATGGTGGAGGAGGGACCCCAAGTTTTCACCCCTCTGCTTGAGGAAGACAAAAACAAGAAGTACCAGGAGGAAGTTCCAGTCTACGTGCAGAAGTGGATGACATTCAAGGAGCTGATGATCATCCTGCAGGCCAACCTCCAAGAAATCGTGGATCA GTGGGCAGATGGCAAGGGGCCTCTGGCAGAGGAGTTTTCAGCAGCTGAGGTGAAGAGTCTGATCCGAGCCTTGTTCCAGAACAcagagaggagagcagcagccctggccaagATCAAGTGA
- the LOC103822979 gene encoding T-cell surface glycoprotein CD3 gamma chain-like yields MSGEGGSAPGIRCLTQPGREVLRGDSCPHVLERGQSYHRRAMPGGKALSAWGLLASLAMASWGVRGQIFVKEFSGKVFLECVRSQGKNITWWRDGSAVGHEAQLDLSGVYDDPRGLYVCETGDKRSSLQVHYRMCQNCIEVDAPTISGILVADVVATLFLAVAVYCVTGHDRGHTSRASDKQNLISNELYQPLGEREEEQYSRLAPARARK; encoded by the exons ATGTCGGGGGAGGGAGGATCAGCCCCCGGCATCCGGTGCCTGACGCAGCCCGGGCGGGAGGTGCTTCGTGGTGACAGCTGTCCCCACGTCCTGGAGCGGGGACAGAGCTACCACCGCCGTGCCATGCCAGGGGGAAAGGCCCTGAgtgcctgggggctgctggccagcctggccatggccagCTGGGGGGTCCGAG GGCAGATATTCGTGAAAGAATTCAGTGGGAAGGTGTTCCTGGAGTGTGTGAGAAGCCAAGGCAAGAACATCACGTGGTGGAGAGATGGGAGCGCTGTTGGGCACGAGGCACAGCTGGACCTGAGCGGGGTTTATGATGACCCCCGGGGCCTCTACGTGTGTGAGACAGGAGACAAAAGGAGCAGCCTCCAGGTGCACTATCGCA TGTGCCAGAACTGCATCGAGGTGGACGCTCCCACCATCTCGGGCATCCTCGTCGCCGACGTGGTGGCCACGCTGTTCCTGGCAGTGGCCGTGTACTGCGTCACTGGCCATGACAGGGGACACACCTCGCGAG ccTCTGACAAGCAGAACCTGATCTCCAATGAGCTCTACCAG cccctgggagaGCGGGAGGAGGAGCAGTACAGCCGGCTGGCTCCCGCCCGCGCCCGCAAGTGA